In Actinomycetota bacterium, the following are encoded in one genomic region:
- a CDS encoding Rne/Rng family ribonuclease has translation MASRAKQILVSAEPNELKVAVLEDGRLCEIYVERKGRRPLAGNIYKGKVENVLPGMEAAFVDIGLEKNGFLYVEEVMVHEDPDKRPKKITQMLRSGQEILVQIVKDPMGTKGARLTTQLSIPGRFMVYVPGGDGVGVSRRLPDEERQRLRQLCKELKIKGAGLIVRTAAEGVTKKELLNDVKFLEKMWQTIQGRDKGSKAPAMLYSEAEVSLKVIRDIFNDTYERVLVDSQKEYDKIRSFIKKTSPKLAERVEMYQGSKPLMETYGVDEEIKQALLRRVDLPSGGYLIVEFTEALTIIDVNTGRYVGRTRLEDTIVKTNIEACKEVVRQLRLRDIGGIIIIDFIDMARPRNRQQVLDTLGAELETDRTKTYIVELSPLGLVEMTRQNVTEGLRGILTKTCPTCNGEGVIISEESMAFDIERRLRRLAETSNNEAFLVEVHPKVAAMLIGQGGAKLKEIEEETKKYFSFEGLDTIPIDTFEVSAEGSREAIQRASLPVAEGDEVRLRIEEPHMYNTKDGIARIDGYVISISGAGKMVGQDKKVHIDSVSRTAAYGSVVDESLAASRDDSGAGDKSDDVDVPKRQDWSINREEH, from the coding sequence ATGGCTAGTCGCGCCAAGCAGATCTTGGTGAGCGCCGAGCCGAACGAACTCAAGGTAGCAGTACTTGAGGATGGACGGCTTTGCGAGATCTACGTAGAACGGAAGGGCCGCCGGCCCCTGGCGGGCAACATCTACAAGGGCAAGGTCGAGAACGTGCTCCCCGGCATGGAAGCGGCCTTCGTCGACATCGGACTCGAGAAGAACGGTTTCCTCTACGTGGAGGAAGTAATGGTCCACGAAGATCCAGACAAGCGCCCCAAGAAGATCACCCAGATGCTCCGCTCGGGGCAGGAGATCCTCGTTCAGATAGTCAAGGACCCCATGGGCACCAAGGGCGCCCGTCTCACTACCCAGTTATCCATTCCCGGCCGCTTCATGGTCTATGTTCCCGGCGGCGACGGCGTGGGAGTCTCGCGCCGCCTGCCGGACGAAGAGCGCCAGCGGTTGCGGCAACTCTGCAAGGAACTAAAGATCAAGGGCGCAGGGCTGATCGTCCGCACCGCCGCCGAAGGTGTCACAAAAAAGGAACTGCTCAACGACGTCAAGTTCCTGGAGAAGATGTGGCAGACGATCCAGGGCCGCGACAAGGGCTCCAAGGCGCCGGCGATGCTCTACTCCGAAGCCGAAGTCTCCCTCAAGGTCATCCGCGACATCTTCAACGACACCTACGAGCGGGTGCTGGTCGATTCGCAGAAGGAATATGACAAGATCCGCTCCTTCATCAAGAAGACCTCACCCAAACTGGCCGAGCGGGTGGAGATGTACCAGGGCAGCAAGCCACTCATGGAGACCTACGGGGTCGACGAGGAGATCAAGCAGGCGCTGCTCCGTCGGGTGGATCTGCCCAGCGGTGGTTATCTCATCGTCGAGTTCACTGAGGCGCTGACCATCATCGACGTGAACACCGGCCGTTACGTCGGCCGCACCCGTCTAGAAGACACCATCGTCAAGACCAACATCGAGGCCTGCAAGGAAGTCGTGCGCCAGCTGCGCCTGCGCGACATCGGCGGCATCATCATCATCGACTTCATCGACATGGCCCGGCCCCGCAACCGCCAGCAGGTGCTGGACACGCTGGGCGCGGAACTGGAGACCGACCGCACCAAGACCTATATCGTCGAGCTGTCGCCCCTGGGCCTGGTGGAGATGACCCGGCAGAACGTCACCGAAGGTCTGCGCGGAATCCTCACCAAGACCTGCCCCACCTGCAACGGCGAGGGCGTCATAATCTCCGAGGAATCCATGGCCTTCGACATCGAGCGGCGGCTCAGACGCCTGGCGGAGACCTCCAATAACGAGGCTTTCCTGGTGGAAGTGCACCCCAAGGTGGCGGCGATGCTCATCGGGCAGGGCGGCGCCAAGCTCAAGGAGATCGAGGAAGAGACCAAGAAATATTTCAGTTTCGAGGGGCTGGACACCATCCCCATCGATACCTTCGAGGTATCAGCCGAAGGGAGCCGCGAGGCAATCCAGAGGGCTTCACTGCCTGTGGCCGAGGGAGACGAGGTTCGCCTGCGCATCGAAGAGCCGCACATGTATAACACTAAGGACGGCATCGCCCGCATCGACGGCTACGTCATCAGCATCTCCGGTGCCGGCAAGATGGTCGGCCAGGACAAGAAGGTACACATCGACAGCGTCAGCCGCACCGCAGCTTACGGGTCCGTAGTGGATGAAAGCCTGGCGGCGAGCCGTGATGATTCAGGCGCCGGCGACAAGAGCGATGATGTCGACGTTCCCAAGCGGCAGGACTGGAGCATCAACCGTGAGGAGCATTGA
- a CDS encoding DUF2344 domain-containing protein — protein MNFNYQMRYSKTGRARFISHLDTLSCLVRALRRTGVELAFSQGMRPKPILSLAMPLGVGVEGEDEICDFSLKSRAPLTELAKQISHELPQGIELKSVGPTYDRAKAAARVDSCAYRIEFAGPASAYEDAVGKYNSQRELVLMRHRPKGDKEVDIKKYVEKIDLRDDGNGITFDMKVTPEGTARPDEIISALSGFAGSELAPGRIVRTEIRLTEEEQPRAPRPGGRPRPHGRRR, from the coding sequence ATGAACTTCAACTACCAGATGCGTTATTCCAAGACCGGGCGGGCGCGGTTCATCTCCCACCTGGATACCCTGAGTTGCCTGGTGCGGGCGCTGCGCCGTACCGGCGTCGAGCTGGCGTTTTCACAGGGGATGCGGCCCAAGCCGATCCTCAGCCTGGCAATGCCGCTGGGCGTGGGCGTCGAGGGCGAGGACGAGATCTGCGATTTTTCTTTGAAGTCCCGGGCGCCGCTCACGGAGCTGGCCAAGCAGATCAGCCACGAGTTGCCTCAGGGGATCGAACTCAAATCCGTCGGTCCGACCTACGACCGGGCCAAGGCGGCGGCGCGGGTGGATTCCTGTGCCTACCGCATCGAATTCGCCGGGCCGGCTTCGGCCTATGAAGACGCCGTAGGCAAGTACAACTCACAGCGAGAACTGGTTTTGATGCGGCATCGCCCCAAGGGGGACAAGGAAGTCGACATAAAAAAATATGTGGAAAAGATCGACCTGCGTGATGACGGCAACGGGATAACCTTCGACATGAAGGTGACCCCGGAAGGCACAGCCCGGCCCGATGAGATCATCTCGGCTCTTTCCGGATTCGCCGGCAGCGAGCTGGCACCCGGGCGCATCGTCCGCACTGAGATCAGGCTGACCGAGGAAGAGCAGCCAAGGGCTCCCAGACCGGGAGGGCGGCCACGCCCCCACGGCCGCCGGCGCTAA
- the pyrF gene encoding orotidine-5'-phosphate decarboxylase, with protein sequence MNNFADRLNAAILKKKSQVCVGLDPRLSRMPDSLVDRYRAEPRKGCGCGRHEIGECFHEFGAAIIDAVAPSAVAIKLQLACFEQYGPPGIKAFKHLCKHAAKAGLIIIADAKRGDIGISAAAYSSAFIGRPEGLDGTIDGFNADALTVNPLFGSDGMQPFIDDCREYGAGIFVLVKTSNPGSAELQDLDVVPGQENPRKIYEKIASLVDKWGSDLIGESGYSSIGAVVGATHPEILAALRQQLPATPFLLPGYGAQGAGAADVASAFDSEGLGALVTASRSIIYAGEGEDFAAKAADAAESMRDDLWRASQRQ encoded by the coding sequence ATGAATAACTTCGCCGACAGATTAAACGCCGCAATACTCAAAAAGAAGTCTCAGGTCTGTGTTGGCCTCGATCCGCGGCTGTCCCGCATGCCGGATTCACTCGTCGACCGTTACCGCGCCGAGCCCCGCAAGGGCTGCGGATGCGGGCGCCACGAGATCGGTGAGTGCTTCCACGAGTTCGGCGCGGCCATCATCGACGCCGTGGCGCCATCCGCCGTCGCCATCAAGCTCCAGCTGGCCTGCTTCGAGCAGTACGGGCCACCGGGTATCAAAGCTTTCAAACACCTCTGCAAACATGCCGCCAAGGCTGGCCTGATCATAATCGCCGATGCCAAGCGAGGCGATATCGGCATCTCCGCCGCAGCTTATTCATCCGCCTTCATCGGCCGGCCCGAAGGGCTCGACGGCACAATCGATGGTTTCAACGCCGACGCCCTCACAGTGAACCCGCTTTTCGGCAGTGACGGCATGCAGCCGTTCATCGATGACTGCAGGGAATATGGCGCCGGCATCTTCGTGCTGGTCAAGACATCGAATCCGGGATCGGCCGAGCTGCAGGACCTGGATGTCGTGCCGGGGCAGGAAAATCCCCGCAAAATATACGAAAAAATCGCATCGCTCGTCGATAAATGGGGCTCAGACCTCATCGGCGAATCAGGTTACAGCAGTATCGGCGCCGTGGTCGGCGCCACCCATCCCGAGATCCTTGCCGCTCTCAGGCAACAACTGCCGGCTACACCCTTCCTCCTGCCCGGTTATGGAGCGCAGGGCGCCGGCGCCGCTGATGTGGCATCAGCCTTCGACTCAGAGGGTCTGGGTGCCCTCGTGACGGCTTCTCGTAGTATAATCTACGCTGGAGAAGGTGAGGATTTCGCTGCTAAGGCCGCCGATGCGGCAGAGAGCATGCGCGACGATCTCTGGCGGGCAAGCCAGCGGCAGTAG
- the rplU gene encoding 50S ribosomal protein L21 — translation MYAVIELGGKQYKVSQGDELLVDRVDLDEGKSLSLTPLLLGGEQKAVTAAELKGAKVKAKVEEHLLGEKIRVFKYKPKSGYRRTKGHRSRLSKVSIQTITGPGGKKTEAKAETKAAPKAEAAAKAEPKAAKAKAETKSAKAETKTAKKETKPEKE, via the coding sequence ATGTACGCGGTAATAGAACTTGGCGGAAAACAATATAAAGTCTCACAGGGCGACGAGCTGCTGGTAGACCGGGTCGATCTCGACGAGGGCAAATCCCTGTCACTGACTCCGCTCCTCCTGGGTGGCGAGCAGAAGGCCGTGACTGCGGCTGAGCTCAAGGGCGCCAAGGTCAAGGCCAAGGTGGAAGAGCACCTGCTTGGCGAGAAGATCCGCGTTTTCAAGTACAAGCCCAAGAGCGGCTACCGGCGCACAAAGGGCCATCGCAGCCGTCTCTCGAAGGTGTCCATCCAGACCATAACCGGTCCGGGCGGGAAGAAGACCGAGGCGAAGGCTGAGACGAAGGCCGCTCCGAAAGCTGAAGCGGCTGCAAAAGCCGAGCCGAAGGCAGCGAAGGCCAAGGCGGAAACAAAATCAGCCAAGGCCGAAACCAAGACAGCTAAAAAAGAAACGAAGCCGGAGAAGGAATAA
- a CDS encoding 1-phosphofructokinase family hexose kinase, which translates to MIVTVTLNAALDRTLTVPNFQAGFRHRASESLTLPGGKGVNIARALKSLGQPVIATGLAGGKTGIRIVEDLTAEGILNDFVRIRGESRTSTAIIDPTSNTQTELNEYGPVVTARELHAFMEKFTYIAKGADVVIIAGSLPRKVKDSFYKEIIGALAATDALTVLDTAGEPLRMAIKANPGLVSPNIFEAEALVGHEFAEDEDSLHAAVQLNRMGAGSAIITHPGGCFAYLDDGEGTQKTYSVKIPPQDPISTVGSGDAFLAGYVSARVSGKSDAECLRYAVACGAANTQKYGAGVFDVHDVKRFVAKTKVEEAGLGDAA; encoded by the coding sequence ATGATCGTTACCGTTACATTGAATGCAGCCCTGGACCGCACGCTGACCGTGCCCAACTTTCAGGCGGGTTTCCGGCACCGCGCCAGCGAGAGCCTGACCCTTCCAGGAGGAAAGGGCGTCAATATCGCCCGCGCCCTCAAGTCACTGGGGCAGCCGGTGATCGCCACCGGGCTGGCGGGTGGCAAGACCGGCATCCGCATCGTGGAAGATCTGACGGCCGAGGGTATCCTCAATGATTTTGTCCGCATCCGCGGCGAGTCCCGTACCTCGACCGCCATCATCGATCCCACCAGCAATACCCAGACCGAGCTCAACGAGTATGGTCCTGTGGTCACTGCCCGTGAGCTTCATGCCTTCATGGAGAAGTTCACCTATATCGCCAAGGGCGCGGACGTGGTCATCATCGCCGGATCGCTGCCACGCAAGGTCAAGGATTCTTTCTACAAGGAGATCATCGGGGCGCTGGCGGCGACTGACGCTCTGACCGTGCTCGATACCGCCGGCGAGCCGCTGCGGATGGCCATCAAGGCCAACCCGGGGCTGGTCTCGCCGAACATCTTCGAGGCCGAGGCGCTGGTGGGGCACGAATTCGCCGAAGACGAGGATTCGCTGCACGCCGCCGTGCAGCTCAACCGCATGGGCGCCGGTTCGGCGATCATCACCCATCCCGGCGGCTGCTTCGCCTATCTCGATGACGGCGAAGGCACCCAGAAGACCTACTCGGTCAAGATACCACCGCAGGACCCCATCAGCACGGTCGGTTCAGGTGACGCCTTCCTGGCGGGCTATGTCTCGGCCCGGGTATCGGGCAAGAGCGACGCCGAGTGCCTGCGCTACGCCGTTGCCTGCGGCGCCGCCAACACTCAGAAATACGGCGCCGGTGTCTTCGATGTCCATGACGTGAAGCGCTTTGTAGCGAAGACAAAGGTCGAAGAGGCCGGCCTGGGGGACGCTGCCTGA
- a CDS encoding LysM peptidoglycan-binding domain-containing protein — protein MFSQYEPIILRSLAVIALAAAFLFVAIITFNSGILGGNGSSSSESVEVLDSASAAVPAESRVEPAATTPTTGTRTHVVADGDSFYSIARKYDVTISEIQQLNPNVDPQNLTSGLRITIP, from the coding sequence ATGTTTTCACAATATGAACCGATAATCCTGAGATCGCTGGCGGTCATCGCCCTGGCTGCGGCATTCCTTTTCGTTGCTATCATCACTTTCAATTCAGGGATCCTTGGCGGCAACGGTTCCAGCTCATCCGAATCGGTGGAGGTCCTGGACAGCGCCTCGGCAGCAGTGCCGGCGGAATCCCGGGTCGAGCCGGCCGCCACCACACCGACGACCGGCACCCGTACCCACGTGGTCGCCGACGGCGACAGCTTTTACAGCATCGCCCGCAAATATGACGTCACCATCTCCGAGATCCAGCAGTTGAACCCTAACGTCGATCCCCAGAACCTTACCTCCGGCCTCAGGATAACAATCCCTTAA
- a CDS encoding D-alanyl-D-alanine carboxypeptidase has product MRFQHKNHLLAAILLTISLLLLVAPIGAAQEAPAPPATAAGSVVMINADTGQVLYSVNPDEQRAMASTTKMMTALLVMENCKDLNAKVTASQRAAEVGEASIFLQAGETLTVREMLNGMLIQSGNDAATALAEYQGGSVEAFAEMMNKKAAQLGMTNTHFTNPHGLDDPNHYTSAADFAKLGRELMKYPEIREIVKRSEYTIPWPGQPWPRSLVNHNHMLDVYPFINGIKTGFTDAAGQCIVISASENGVNLIISYMGGPSLGERDSDVINLARYGFASYTQKTVIARGTEYASVEVPFYYNKQLSLVAADDLSRTVYIKDSVEQKIVLPNELQLPIHKGDKVGLIEVYENGKYLGSSYLLAAEDITEPGMGERVTYYVQSAFGFLISAVKPG; this is encoded by the coding sequence ATGAGATTTCAGCACAAGAACCACCTGCTAGCGGCAATACTCTTAACCATATCCCTTCTCCTGCTGGTTGCGCCGATCGGTGCCGCCCAGGAAGCCCCGGCGCCGCCAGCAACCGCCGCCGGCTCGGTCGTGATGATCAACGCTGATACCGGCCAGGTCCTCTATAGTGTCAATCCCGACGAGCAGCGGGCCATGGCCAGTACCACCAAGATGATGACAGCGCTGCTCGTCATGGAGAACTGCAAGGACCTGAACGCGAAGGTCACGGCGAGTCAGCGGGCGGCCGAAGTGGGGGAGGCGTCCATCTTCCTTCAGGCGGGAGAGACCCTCACCGTGCGGGAGATGTTGAACGGCATGCTCATCCAGAGCGGTAACGACGCCGCCACCGCCCTCGCCGAGTACCAGGGCGGCAGCGTCGAGGCTTTTGCCGAGATGATGAATAAAAAAGCAGCCCAGCTCGGCATGACCAACACCCACTTCACCAACCCCCACGGGCTCGACGATCCCAACCATTACACCAGCGCCGCCGATTTCGCCAAGCTCGGCCGTGAACTGATGAAGTATCCGGAGATCCGCGAGATCGTCAAACGCTCCGAATACACCATCCCCTGGCCGGGACAGCCCTGGCCGCGCTCGCTGGTGAACCATAACCACATGCTCGACGTCTATCCCTTCATCAACGGTATCAAGACCGGTTTCACCGACGCCGCAGGCCAGTGCATCGTCATCTCAGCCAGCGAGAACGGGGTCAACCTGATCATCTCCTACATGGGCGGGCCGTCGCTCGGAGAGCGCGATTCTGACGTCATCAACCTGGCGCGTTACGGCTTCGCCAGCTATACCCAGAAGACGGTGATCGCCAGGGGGACTGAATATGCCTCCGTGGAGGTACCCTTCTATTACAACAAACAGCTTTCGCTGGTGGCAGCGGATGACCTCAGCCGCACCGTCTATATCAAGGACAGCGTCGAGCAGAAGATCGTGCTGCCTAATGAGCTTCAGCTCCCGATCCACAAGGGTGATAAGGTAGGTCTTATCGAGGTCTACGAGAACGGCAAGTACCTGGGGAGTTCGTACCTGCTCGCGGCCGAGGATATAACCGAGCCTGGCATGGGCGAGCGTGTGACATACTATGTGCAATCGGCTTTTGGATTCCTGATTTCGGCAGTCAAGCCCGGCTAG
- the rpmA gene encoding 50S ribosomal protein L27 yields the protein MAHKKGAGTSRNGRDSAAQRLGCKSFGGQVVTAGTIIVRQRGTRFRPGPGAGLGGDDTIFAKVSGRVVFAQGASRTISVVPVEEGA from the coding sequence ATGGCTCATAAAAAAGGTGCAGGTACAAGCAGGAACGGGCGCGACTCAGCGGCGCAGCGGCTGGGATGCAAGAGCTTCGGTGGCCAGGTCGTCACGGCCGGCACCATCATCGTCCGCCAGCGCGGCACGCGGTTCCGTCCGGGACCGGGAGCGGGACTCGGCGGCGACGATACCATCTTCGCCAAGGTTAGCGGCCGGGTGGTCTTCGCCCAGGGCGCTTCGCGTACGATCAGTGTGGTTCCGGTTGAGGAAGGCGCCTGA
- a CDS encoding glycosyltransferase family 4 protein, which produces MTKVVFVSFRLKALDGVSAEAEKWVSVFEEWGCEVHRVAGHIPDPGTNDHVITELSFLDPQVESFTAKAFDAGQDRGKVELEYEILEQEIRRRLLPVLDDIAPDILIAENIFSLPLNMPFSVVLCQYLEEANIPSFAVHHDFYWQDPRLGECHFGELLSNYFPASLPHMKHVTINQQSREELYRRTGVAATCIHNCFDFDAPREPDDFNADLRSDLGLDDAAAMFLQPTRAIERKGIGQSIQFVEDFAAASGKPARLVVTGPCEQGYEGKFGRMCRNSKAEVLHVPNWLGSFRNHPAAASQYDVRDAYAVCDMVTFPSSREGFGNPVLESVVHRKLLLVADYPVLEELREFGFQFLPLDDRAVDRAVKMLEYPQLMQEMVDRNFEIGKKHFSMDNLREEMAQLVSSVAMPAMD; this is translated from the coding sequence TTGACGAAGGTCGTCTTTGTTTCTTTTCGCCTCAAGGCTCTTGATGGCGTGTCCGCGGAGGCGGAAAAATGGGTCAGCGTCTTCGAGGAATGGGGCTGTGAGGTCCACAGGGTAGCCGGCCACATCCCGGATCCCGGAACGAACGACCACGTGATCACCGAGCTGAGCTTCCTCGATCCCCAGGTTGAATCATTCACAGCCAAAGCGTTTGACGCCGGGCAGGATCGCGGCAAGGTCGAACTCGAGTATGAGATCCTCGAACAGGAGATCAGGAGGCGGCTGCTTCCGGTGCTGGACGATATCGCTCCCGACATCCTGATCGCCGAGAACATCTTCTCACTGCCGCTCAACATGCCATTCAGCGTTGTCCTCTGTCAGTACCTCGAAGAGGCGAACATCCCCAGTTTCGCCGTCCACCACGATTTTTACTGGCAGGATCCCAGGCTGGGAGAGTGCCACTTCGGGGAACTGCTCAGTAATTATTTTCCGGCGTCACTGCCACATATGAAGCATGTGACGATCAATCAGCAGAGCCGTGAGGAGCTCTACCGGCGCACCGGCGTCGCAGCCACGTGCATCCATAACTGCTTCGATTTTGATGCTCCCCGGGAGCCTGACGATTTCAACGCTGACCTGCGTTCTGACCTGGGCCTCGATGACGCCGCCGCCATGTTCCTCCAGCCGACAAGGGCTATCGAACGCAAGGGGATAGGCCAGTCGATCCAGTTCGTGGAGGATTTTGCCGCAGCCAGCGGTAAACCGGCGCGGCTGGTGGTCACAGGACCATGCGAGCAGGGCTACGAAGGCAAGTTCGGCCGCATGTGCCGCAATTCCAAGGCGGAGGTGCTGCATGTGCCCAACTGGCTGGGAAGCTTCCGCAACCACCCGGCGGCGGCTTCACAGTACGATGTGCGCGACGCCTACGCGGTCTGCGACATGGTTACCTTCCCCAGCTCGCGTGAGGGTTTCGGCAATCCGGTGCTGGAATCGGTAGTGCACCGCAAGCTGCTTCTGGTGGCCGACTATCCGGTGCTGGAGGAGCTTCGCGAGTTCGGCTTCCAGTTCTTGCCCCTCGACGACCGGGCGGTTGACCGGGCGGTCAAGATGCTGGAATATCCTCAGCTGATGCAGGAGATGGTTGATCGGAACTTCGA
- the obgE gene encoding GTPase ObgE, with the protein MFYDRATIEIRAGRGGSGCVSFRREKFVPKGGPDGGDGGDGGDVVIEASLRLRDLMFFQRQRHFRGSNGGHGQGSNRHGKRGDDAVVLVPLGTQIIDEDGELLADLMADGQRFLIARGGEGGRGNARFATSTRRAPRFSELGLAGEELTVSLELKLLADAGLLGFPNAGKSSLLRVISHAKPKVADYPFTTVAPMLGTVEEPDERNQFTVADIPGLLEGASDGVGLGDEFLVHLERTRLLIHLVDATGYYGKDPLDNFTIINRELAGFSPELAAKWQLVVVNKVDLVGEEEAGELVDRLAAEIVSRCRTHDPAFAWLLEDADGDPDEVDGRRAILKLSAATGAGSQNLVRQAYSLLKRAWLREPAVITAEPEGHMTYRPGAEDHWEVVEEEGRFRVTGKIIERLVARTDFENEEAVGFLQERLEHLGVSEALREAGAAPGEDVVIGEMEFELW; encoded by the coding sequence TTGTTTTATGATCGCGCGACAATCGAGATCAGGGCTGGCCGGGGCGGCTCGGGGTGTGTCAGTTTCCGCCGGGAGAAGTTCGTGCCCAAGGGCGGGCCGGATGGCGGCGATGGCGGCGATGGCGGCGATGTCGTCATCGAGGCGTCTCTGCGTCTGCGTGACCTGATGTTCTTCCAGCGCCAGCGGCATTTTCGCGGCAGCAACGGCGGTCACGGTCAGGGTTCCAACCGGCATGGCAAGCGCGGCGATGACGCCGTAGTGCTGGTACCGCTAGGCACTCAGATCATCGACGAGGACGGCGAGCTCTTAGCCGACCTGATGGCAGACGGGCAGCGCTTCCTCATCGCCCGAGGTGGCGAGGGCGGCCGCGGCAATGCCCGATTCGCCACATCAACCCGCCGCGCGCCTCGTTTCTCAGAGCTGGGGCTCGCCGGCGAAGAACTCACTGTTTCCCTCGAACTCAAGCTCTTGGCTGACGCCGGCCTCCTTGGCTTCCCCAACGCCGGCAAGTCTTCCCTGCTGAGGGTGATCTCCCACGCGAAGCCCAAAGTGGCGGACTATCCTTTTACAACGGTCGCGCCCATGCTGGGTACCGTCGAGGAGCCTGACGAACGCAATCAGTTCACCGTTGCCGACATCCCCGGGCTGTTGGAGGGAGCCAGCGATGGTGTCGGGCTCGGCGATGAGTTCCTGGTGCATCTCGAGCGGACGCGGCTGCTGATCCACCTGGTGGATGCAACCGGATATTACGGCAAGGACCCTCTCGATAATTTCACGATCATCAATCGCGAGCTCGCCGGTTTCAGTCCCGAGCTTGCGGCCAAGTGGCAGCTGGTCGTGGTGAACAAGGTCGATCTTGTTGGTGAGGAAGAGGCCGGCGAGCTGGTCGATCGCCTCGCCGCCGAGATCGTCAGCCGCTGCCGCACCCATGACCCCGCATTCGCCTGGCTTCTGGAAGACGCCGACGGCGACCCCGATGAGGTGGACGGCAGGCGGGCGATCCTCAAGCTGTCAGCCGCGACCGGCGCCGGCTCTCAGAACCTTGTGCGTCAGGCATACAGCCTGCTTAAGAGGGCCTGGCTGAGGGAGCCTGCGGTAATCACTGCCGAGCCCGAAGGCCATATGACCTACCGCCCCGGTGCCGAGGACCACTGGGAAGTTGTGGAGGAGGAAGGCCGCTTCCGGGTGACCGGCAAGATAATCGAGCGCCTCGTGGCCCGCACTGACTTCGAGAACGAAGAGGCAGTCGGCTTCCTCCAGGAGCGGCTCGAACATCTCGGCGTCAGTGAGGCCCTGCGCGAAGCTGGTGCCGCTCCTGGTGAAGATGTGGTTATCGGGGAGATGGAGTTCGAACTTTGGTAG